From the genome of candidate division KSB1 bacterium:
TACGACTCGTCTTATCTCAAAAGAATTGCGGAGAATCCTTCTTGACCATCAGTTGGGGAAAAAAGTTGAAGATTTGAATGAAATATTTCTATATGGTGAGTCTGTTGAAGATGCTGTCTTAGAGGAGTTGCAAAATAACCATGATGTTCGAATTGAGCGTGCAGATCCTTTTAAAAAAATAAAGCTTATGGCAAAAGCCAAAGAGAATATTGGCGAGGCTCGGACTGAGCCTTATATGATTTCAGTGGGCGCAGCCCTGAGAGGTATTCAATAATCCATATATTTACTAATTATGGAGTGGAAAAATGGTTGATATAAATTTAATTGGTGATGACAAGACCGGGGAAACTGAAGATACAGGACATACAGATCGAATCGAGGATTTCACTCAAACCTCCAGCATGGATACGCAGGAATTAGCGTTTGAGGAAAGTACCGAAACTTTCGATACCACAAAAACCGCCGCATTTGCACAGCGGAGAAGTTATTCTTCATTAATATCAACCGTGATCATTTTGTTGGTGATCGTGCTGGCAGGTTGGGGAATCTACTTCTTCATGTTCAAGGATAAAGGCGATACCCAACAAGCCGGGTTTACGCTGCCCCAGGATTCCGGAAGTTTTGTGGAAAATATGCCGGCGGATGAAAATAACACTTTGGATTTCTCGGCGGGTGAGAAGACCGATAGCGGAACTGATATAGACCCGGAATTCCAGCAATTTGAGCAACAGCCAGAACCTGTATTTGTACAGGAACCGGTACGGCAGCTTGAGCCAAAGCCGCAGCCCCAAAGACAAGTTGTCGATAGTCCTCCTGCGAGGACGCCAACTGTGGCCTTGACGCCGGTGGCTTCACAATTTTTACTGAACTCAAGAAATGCAGTTCAAGGCGTCACAAACATTCTTTCATCGGTTCCGCCTAATTTAAGTATCACGCTGCTTTCTTACACAGCTCAAATAGTCAGGATAGAAGTAGTGGCCGGTTCGGCCTCTGAAGCTCGAGATTATGCCAATGTGCTTAATCAAAATTTTGGCTCTGGTAACTTTTCCGTGGTTTCTGAAAGCCAGGTCGCCGCTAACGGCAGAGGGCTTGAGAAGGTTCTGATTACCGGAACCATGAGTGGAAGTGCGGGAGGTTCCAACGATGGGGCTCAATTTCTGAGCCTGTCTCAGGCCCAGAATTGGATCAAGCAAACAGCTGGACAGTTTGGGCTGGATTTGCGACAAGTTCAGACGCACCAGGGGAGTTATGTTACCGACTTTCAAAGAACGCCGATAATGCTGCGTGTCTATGGCAGCCAGTCGTCGCTGGTCGGTTTTTTGGGAGAAATTTCTGCGCAGAGTATCAATGTTGAGTTGACCAAGCTGCTTTTGGTTTCACCGGATATGGTTTCTCATAGTGATGAAAACCTTGTGCTTATTATAAACATGTTTTTATACGAGCCGACCTAAGTTCGCCGAAAATCCTGCAATGAGGATAATCGCCGGTACTAAAAGAGGGATCCGTTTAACTTCCTTTAAAAACAACAGCGTTAGACCGACCACTGATCGCACAAAGGAAGTGATTTTCAATGTTTTAAGAAATCACATCGAGGGCAGCCTTGTTCTCGACATTTTTTCCGGAACTGGAAGTTTAGGAATCGAAGCCTTGAGCCGTGGGGCGGCCAAGGCTGTTTTTATTGATAATGACAGAAATGCACAAAAAATTCTGCAAGATAATTTAGGCAAGTCAGATTTTTGTGAGTTCAGTGAATTAATTAACCTGCCTGCGAAGCACGGACTAAAAAAATTATCAAACGCTAATCAAAAGTTCGATTTGATTTTCGCAGATCCGCCATATAAAGGAGATTTGGCTAAAGAAGCAATCCAGCTAATTGAATACTATGATCTTCTTGGTTCAGACGGCTGGCTAACGATTGAACATAGTGACAAAACTAATTTAGTAAAAGTCTCAGAAAAATATACCTTGCAATCGCTAAGAAGGCAAGGCGACACCCAACTTTCTTTCTATCAAAATGTCTAATGTCGGAAAGCTCGCGATCTATCCCGGCACCTTTGATCCCATCACCAATGGCCATCTGGATATAATTCAACGCGCAGTTAATTTGTTTGACAGAGTTATTGTCGGAGTTACAACCAATCCGGCAAAGACGCCGTTATTCAGCGCCGGTGAACGCGCTGATATGATTCAAAAGTCCGTTTCGAATATGGCAAGTGTTGAGGTTGAACATTTTGACGGTCTTTTAATGGATTACGCCAAAAAGAAAGCGGCAAATGTGGTTGTAAGAGGACTCCGGGCCATCACGGATTTTGAATTTGAGTTTCAGATGGCGCTGGTAAACCGCAGGCTGGCTGAACATATCGTCACTGTTTTTTTAATGCCAAATGAGAAGTACACTTATTTGAATTCTACAATCGTGAAAGAAGTGGCAAAGTTTGGCGGTGATGTGGGCTCTTTTGTGTCAAAAGATGTTGATGAGCGTCTGAGAAAGAAGTTCAATCACTCATGAAGCGTGTTCCACCTGCGTTATGAACTTCATAAATGAGATTCGAGGCAGAGCAAAAAAAACAAACAAAAAGATTGTCTTTCCTGAGGGTTCGCAAGCTCGAGTTCTCAAAGCGGCTGAATTTCTGACTCAAAATGAGATTTTAAGATGTGTGATCTTAGGAAATGAAGAGAAAATAAAACAGATTGCCTCCGAGAAGAATCTCATTTTGGCCGGCCTGGAGATTATCGACCCTTTAAAATCGCATCATTTTAAAAAATATTCTGAAGTCTACTTTAATCTCCGAAAAGAAAAAGGGGTAACGCCAGAGCAAAGCCGGGAAACAATCGGCTCCCTACTTTATTTCGCAGCGATGATGGTACGCACCGGGGAATGTTCTGGTACCGTTGCCGGAAGTGTTTATACGACCGGAGATGTTTTAAGAGCGGCGATTCAGGTTATCGGCATCGCTGAGGATATTTCACTGGTCTCAAGCACTTTTGAAATGGTTTTGCAAGACGGTACAGTTCTAACTTATGCAGACTGCGCCGTAGTTCCTCAGCCGGATTCAGCGCAGTTGGCAGATATTGCCATTTCATCGGCACAGACACACCGCGAGCTAACCGGAGAGGAACCGGTGGTGGCGCTTTTGTCTTATTCAACTAAGGGAACCGCCAAACACGAGATGATCGAAAAAGTTCAGAATGCTCTAGAGATTGCGAAGACCAAAGCACCGTACCTGAAAATAGACGGCGAGTTGCAGGCAGATGCTGCGCTTGTGGAATCAATCGCAAAAAGAAAATCGCCGCACAGCGTCGTTGCCGGGCAGGCGAATGTTTTGGTTTTCCCGGATTTGAACGCTGGGAATATCGCGTATAAATTAACTGAGCGGTTGGCAGGCGCTCAAGCGATCGGGCCGATTTTACAGGGGTTGGCAAAACCGGCCAACGATCTTTCCCGCGGATGCAGTTGGAACGATATCGTAGATGTAGCGTGTATTTGTGCGGTGAAGAATTAGTGCGAGCATTAAAATTGCTAGGAGGATATCATGAATTACATCGGTAGGGGTATATATTCCAATTTTCAGACGTTCATAAACTTACCGGCTTGCCAACCTCAAAGCATCCGACGCTGGATAAATGGATATGATTACACCTAATAAGGATAAAAAAAAGCACGCCCGAAAACTGTGGAATCTGGACTTTGATCCGCTTGATGACATGGTTGATTTAAAGTTTCAAAGATTTGATCGAAATTAATTTTGTACAAGCATTTAAGGAGATGGGCTTAAGTTTGAAAACGATTCGAATGGCCCTAATTTACGCGCAAGAAAAATTTGGTATAGAGCATGCTTTTGGCTCAAAGCAATTTCTTACGGATGGAAGGAAAAAAAAATAGAAATTCAAAATGAAACGGGAGAGCCACTTTTGGAAGAACTCTTTAAGGGCCAACTTGTTTTCAGACAAATTATTTCACCTTTTTTGAAACAACTTGATTTTGAAAACAACTCTTTAAAGAGATGGTGGCCACTAACTAAAGCAAAGCAAATCGTTCTCGATCCTGAGAGAAATTTTGGTCAACCGATTGTTGAGAAAGAAGGAATTCTCACTGAAGTTTTAGTTAAAGCTTACGAAATAAATGGTTCCTATAAAATTGTCTCGGATTGGTATAATGTCTCCGAGGAATCGGTTAAAGAAGCGGTTGAATTTGAATATCATTTAGCCGCATGAAGTTCTTCTGTGATAATAACATTTCTCACAGAATCGCAAAAGCTCTCTTTATACTGGCGCAACCAACTGAAGTCATTCATTTGACTGACAAATTCCCTACGAACACTCCTGACGAAGAATGGATTTTTAAGATGAAGCAAGAGGGCTATGTAATAATATCTGGCGATTCAAAAATTGCCAAAAGACCTCATCAAAAAAAAGCACTAATTGATTCTAAATTGACGGTGTTTTTCCTAGCAAAAGGGCTGGATGAGACTTAACTTTTGGAAAACAAGCTTCGGGTTTAGTTAGAGTATTTCCTGAGGTTATGCGACTATCAAAAGAGAATCCAAGTAGAAGTATTTTCGAAATCACTAAAGGTGGCCAAATTATCCAGAAATAAAAGGAAATTAGCTTGATCTCTTTCGCACAAAGAAGTCAAAAAGTTCAGGCGTCACAGACAATGGCCATTAGCGCCTTAGTCGATTCACTTCGCCGCGAAGGCAAGGATATTTTAGATTTGGGTGCGGGCGAGCCCGATTTCGACACCCCGGATGTGATAAAAGAAGCGGGCATTAGAGCCATTCAGGAAGGTTTCACGAAGTATACGCCTGCGTCCGGAACGCTCGAATTAAAAAAGGCAATTTGTGAGAAAATCAAGACTGGCTACGGAATTGAATATTCGCCTCCTCAAATTCTGGTCACCTGTGGCGCCAAGCACGCCGTCGTTAATGTACTCTTAGCCCTTTGCGAGCAAGGCGATGAAGTCATCATTCCGGCGCCTTACTGGACCAGCTATCCCGAGCAAGTAAGATTTGTAGATGCAACTCCAGTGATTCTCGAAACCGACGAAAGCACCGATTTCAAAATAAGTCCGAAACAGCTTGAAGACGCAGTGAACCCAAACACCAAATTACTAATTCTGAACAGTCCAAGTAATCCGACCGGCTCGATTTACTCTCGGTCTGAACTTTCCGGCTTAGCAGAAGTAATTAAGAAGCACAAATTCCATGTTTTATCCGATGAAATTTATGATAAAATAATTTACGATGGTTTAAATCACGTGAGTTTAGCGGCGTTTACGGAATTACGAGATCGGGTGATTTTGGTCAATGGCGTCTCAAAATCATACGCCATGACCGGCTGGCGGATCGGGTACATGGCTGGTAATAGTGAGCTTATCAAAGCCGCAGCTAAGATTCAGAGTCACACGACTTCGAATCCATGTTCGATTTCACAACAGGCAAGTATCGCAGCCTTGCAGGCGGATGACGCCATCGTGGCCGAAATGGTGCGTGCTTTCGATCGCCGGCGTAAATATCTGGCAGAGCAATTGACTGCCATTCCGAAGATCAAATGTAATTTGCCGCAGGGCGCTTTTTATGTGTTTCCGAATGTTTCCGGTTATTTTGGTTGTAAATATAATGGCAAGACAATTGAAAATTCGATGGACTTTTGTTCTTTTCTTTTACAGGAAGCCGGAGTCGCGTTTGTTCCAGGCGAAGCTTTTGGCTCAAGCAGAAATGTCCGGATTTCATATGCCACCTCAATGGAAAATCTTCGAGAAACAATTTCGCGGCTTAGGCGTGCTTTAGTATCAATTGAGAAATAAAAATCACTTTTCGTTTCGATGAAAGATCGTTTTACGCTGAGAGTGTATCGTGCAATTACGCTAATTTATCCAACGAGGTACTAGTGCAATCACTTTCATAATTTTGAAGAGTCGAAGAAATCAGGGATAGGATATCAGGGAATCCAGCCCAGCAGGTCTGATGAGCTTCCCCAGGTGTTAGGCGAAATTTCTAACAAAAAATTCACTTAAAAATCTAGATTTGAATTTCATATTCTGTATCGTTAAGACGATAACTTTTCAAGGGTTATATTTGATAATTTTAGAAATGTATGAAACACCCTCAGCATATCCATAACACATTTTCTTCTAACAAACATCAGAGTTGAGATCATGGAGAATTTAGGCTTAAACAATGACGTTTTGGTTGGCGAACGAAAGTTTCATGTCCAAACCAATTTTTCCGACACAAAGAAAATGATTGTCTCAAATGTTTTTTATGAGGGACAGGTCATCGATTCAAAGGAAGTTCCGGCAATGAATGGGATCTCGGATATTGAGATCAAGAACCGCATGCACGAAGTGCACCAGGAGTTAATTACGGATCTGGAAGTTCTCTATTACATTAGTGAAAAAGTGAAAAGTGTCAGGCATGCACCTTCCGCAAATAAGTTAGGACTTTTGTTTTTGCAAAAGAGCTTATTCAAAGAAGCAATTGCTCAATTCAACCTGGCTTTGGAAATTCAGCCGGACTCCCCGGAAGTTTACTGCAACCTGGGGAAGACACATCTGATCGCCGGGGACTACAACGAGGCGATAGCGATTCTTGAAAACGGCGCAAAGCATGCCCCGCAGTTTGCAGATATTCAGAATTATTTAGGCGTCGCCCATTTGCACACCCGGAATTTACCCAAAGCGATTAATCATCTGGAAGAGGCCCTGAAGCTGAATCCGAATTACATTGGAGTGCACTACCAC
Proteins encoded in this window:
- the rsmD gene encoding 16S rRNA (guanine(966)-N(2))-methyltransferase RsmD, with the protein product MRIIAGTKRGIRLTSFKNNSVRPTTDRTKEVIFNVLRNHIEGSLVLDIFSGTGSLGIEALSRGAAKAVFIDNDRNAQKILQDNLGKSDFCEFSELINLPAKHGLKKLSNANQKFDLIFADPPYKGDLAKEAIQLIEYYDLLGSDGWLTIEHSDKTNLVKVSEKYTLQSLRRQGDTQLSFYQNV
- the coaD gene encoding pantetheine-phosphate adenylyltransferase is translated as MSNVGKLAIYPGTFDPITNGHLDIIQRAVNLFDRVIVGVTTNPAKTPLFSAGERADMIQKSVSNMASVEVEHFDGLLMDYAKKKAANVVVRGLRAITDFEFEFQMALVNRRLAEHIVTVFLMPNEKYTYLNSTIVKEVAKFGGDVGSFVSKDVDERLRKKFNHS
- the pta gene encoding phosphate acetyltransferase, with product MNFINEIRGRAKKTNKKIVFPEGSQARVLKAAEFLTQNEILRCVILGNEEKIKQIASEKNLILAGLEIIDPLKSHHFKKYSEVYFNLRKEKGVTPEQSRETIGSLLYFAAMMVRTGECSGTVAGSVYTTGDVLRAAIQVIGIAEDISLVSSTFEMVLQDGTVLTYADCAVVPQPDSAQLADIAISSAQTHRELTGEEPVVALLSYSTKGTAKHEMIEKVQNALEIAKTKAPYLKIDGELQADAALVESIAKRKSPHSVVAGQANVLVFPDLNAGNIAYKLTERLAGAQAIGPILQGLAKPANDLSRGCSWNDIVDVACICAVKN
- a CDS encoding DUF5615 family PIN-like protein, which translates into the protein MKFFCDNNISHRIAKALFILAQPTEVIHLTDKFPTNTPDEEWIFKMKQEGYVIISGDSKIAKRPHQKKALIDSKLTVFFLAKGLDET
- a CDS encoding pyridoxal phosphate-dependent aminotransferase, with the translated sequence MSFAQRSQKVQASQTMAISALVDSLRREGKDILDLGAGEPDFDTPDVIKEAGIRAIQEGFTKYTPASGTLELKKAICEKIKTGYGIEYSPPQILVTCGAKHAVVNVLLALCEQGDEVIIPAPYWTSYPEQVRFVDATPVILETDESTDFKISPKQLEDAVNPNTKLLILNSPSNPTGSIYSRSELSGLAEVIKKHKFHVLSDEIYDKIIYDGLNHVSLAAFTELRDRVILVNGVSKSYAMTGWRIGYMAGNSELIKAAAKIQSHTTSNPCSISQQASIAALQADDAIVAEMVRAFDRRRKYLAEQLTAIPKIKCNLPQGAFYVFPNVSGYFGCKYNGKTIENSMDFCSFLLQEAGVAFVPGEAFGSSRNVRISYATSMENLRETISRLRRALVSIEK
- a CDS encoding tetratricopeptide repeat protein yields the protein MENLGLNNDVLVGERKFHVQTNFSDTKKMIVSNVFYEGQVIDSKEVPAMNGISDIEIKNRMHEVHQELITDLEVLYYISEKVKSVRHAPSANKLGLLFLQKSLFKEAIAQFNLALEIQPDSPEVYCNLGKTHLIAGDYNEAIAILENGAKHAPQFADIQNYLGVAHLHTRNLPKAINHLEEALKLNPNYIGVHYHLGIALLAQSLNQNGQDESSGDLCVQAQEHLDVAAERMVNQNIPNFNKVVELVKNQSYKEAVEEFLECKPKEVLTQFLNVENEFYLKFMYGGKGKDDSFIADYVTKLQDLIAEYPNYADLRNSLGATNLIQCRNLFLKSLDEFRAALKINPNFRKAEKNLKLAENDGKGFLILLRAILK